The genomic interval TCGCTACAAAAGGGATCAAGACCAAATTCTGGGGACTAAGCATAAATTTGCGTTAATCGGAATAAAAAATATTGGATATCCCTAACACCTCTAAATTGAGATCTAAATGGCTTTTTCAAGAGCGGTTGTTGTCGAAAACATGGTTTTTGTTTCTGGTTGTACGGGTTACGATTATGCTGCAGATAGCTATCGGGACTCCGTCTCGCTACAAAAGCTCAGTTTTTACTGAGCTTTTTTTGTTTGTGTGAAATCTGGGGTCCGGAGTTCATCCCGATAGCTGTCGGGACTCCGTCTCGCTACAAAAAGCTCAGTAAAAACTGAGCTTTTTTTGTTTAAGCAATTTTGTAGGTATGCGATATAGAGCCACCTACAAAATCGGTTCATTCCTTAATCACCAAATCATACTTCGTTAGCAAGCCAATCAATCCATTGGACGAAAAAATAGTCTTCTTCAATCTATTTCGCTCCGGATTGATATCGAAATTAACTGCTGTACTGAAGTCTGCCTTATCTAAATTGGTGCGTTCAAAGATAGTCCTAGTCAAATCACAATTCACGAATTTGGATTCTGATAAATTACATTCCGAAAAATCAACTTCTTTTAAAACAGTATTTGTAAAAATGGTCTTCTTCATGTTTTTCGAATGAAAAGTCGCATAATCAACACTGCAATCCGTGAATTTAACAGAGAAAAGGAATTCATTGC from Fluviicola taffensis DSM 16823 carries:
- a CDS encoding pentapeptide repeat-containing protein, whose amino-acid sequence is MSNKLHEGKTFNKVNYVNKQLINNEFSGCHFIDCDFTKSNFSSIDFVDCEFESCMFSLTVFKHSGLKDIHFKDCKIIGVDFSACNEFLFSVKFTDCSVDYATFHSKNMKKTIFTNTVLKEVDFSECNLSESKFVNCDLTRTIFERTNLDKADFSTAVNFDINPERNRLKKTIFSSNGLIGLLTKYDLVIKE